A genomic region of bacterium contains the following coding sequences:
- a CDS encoding AAA family ATPase gives GFSRRALDALCAYAWPGNVRELRNVVERIMILESRDVLHLEDLPPEIRSHAAPRPAAGEDGPLFMLPDRGVVLEQVEESLVRQALERAKGNRSRAARLVGVSRDALRYKIRKFKLADDFPAPNGGD, from the coding sequence GGGTTCTCGCGCCGCGCGCTCGACGCCCTCTGCGCCTACGCCTGGCCGGGGAACGTCCGCGAGCTCCGCAACGTCGTCGAGCGGATCATGATCCTCGAGTCGCGCGACGTGCTGCACCTCGAGGACCTGCCGCCGGAGATCAGGTCCCACGCCGCGCCGCGCCCCGCGGCGGGCGAGGATGGGCCGCTGTTCATGTTGCCGGATCGGGGCGTCGTGCTGGAGCAGGTCGAGGAGTCGCTGGTCCGGCAGGCGCTGGAGCGGGCGAAGGGGAACCGCTCGCGCGCCGCGCGGCTCGTCGGGGTCAGCCGCGACGCGCTGCGCTACAAGATCCGCAAGTTCAAGCTGGCGGACGACTTCCCCGCGCCGAACGGCGGCGACTGA